A genomic stretch from Leptospira licerasiae serovar Varillal str. VAR 010 includes:
- a CDS encoding uracil-DNA glycosylase family protein, whose protein sequence is MNDSQKFKKHLDTLIHCRLCPDMVGNPVHGGIPGAKIMSIGQAPGIHEEKFGKPFAYTAGKTLFKWFLSIGIEEEIYRSKVNMAAVCRCFPGKAKSGDRKPNPSEVENCSRYMRFEVEFNRPELIIPIGKLAIDQLVENKKYKLDEVIGKKFKKNFYGVELDWIPLPHPSGLNVWNHTQEGKILIAKSLDLIRKHPSIKREFFSKN, encoded by the coding sequence ATGAACGATTCTCAAAAATTCAAAAAACATCTAGATACGTTAATTCATTGCAGACTTTGTCCGGACATGGTGGGCAATCCTGTGCATGGCGGTATTCCAGGCGCAAAGATCATGAGCATAGGACAGGCTCCAGGGATCCACGAAGAAAAATTCGGAAAACCCTTCGCTTATACAGCAGGTAAAACTTTATTCAAATGGTTTTTATCCATTGGAATAGAAGAAGAAATCTACAGATCCAAAGTGAATATGGCGGCAGTATGTAGATGTTTTCCCGGCAAAGCAAAGAGCGGAGATAGAAAACCGAATCCTTCCGAAGTGGAGAATTGTTCTAGGTATATGCGCTTCGAAGTGGAATTTAATCGACCTGAACTCATCATCCCCATCGGCAAATTGGCGATCGATCAATTAGTGGAAAATAAAAAGTACAAACTGGATGAGGTCATAGGTAAGAAGTTTAAAAAAAACTTTTACGGAGTAGAATTGGATTGGATACCTTTACCTCATCCATCCGGACTAAATGTTTGGAATCATACGCAAGAAGGTAAAATACTGATCGCAAAATCCCTGGATTTGATCCGAAAACATCCTTCGATCAAACGAGAATTTTTTTCTAAAAATTAA
- a CDS encoding STAS domain-containing protein produces the protein MADTPWNLDSKDFDHDAPELGVFLDQDNIPDGLPKEAVVVKISGEINLYSAQIMKERFFHLLDRGFIYLLVNMENVKYIDSSGLGVFMATHSRLVKSGKGGIAVFSPSSQVNKILELTKLKSLIRVGSTSKEAWKLLSP, from the coding sequence ATGGCAGATACTCCTTGGAACCTGGACAGTAAAGATTTCGATCATGATGCACCCGAGTTAGGTGTATTTCTTGATCAGGACAATATTCCGGATGGCCTTCCTAAGGAAGCTGTGGTCGTAAAAATTTCAGGCGAGATCAATTTATATTCCGCGCAGATAATGAAAGAAAGATTCTTTCATCTACTAGATCGGGGATTCATTTATCTTCTAGTGAACATGGAAAATGTAAAGTATATAGATTCTTCCGGATTGGGAGTTTTTATGGCGACACATTCCAGACTAGTCAAGAGTGGCAAGGGCGGTATCGCAGTCTTCTCCCCTTCTTCTCAAGTGAATAAAATTTTAGAACTGACCAAATTAAAAAGTCTGATCCGAGTCGGCAGCACTTCCAAAGAGGCTTGGAAACTTTTATCACCTTGA
- the galK gene encoding galactokinase: MTLSIRENLSASLSSIFPNVPNLGTIRFFSAPGRVNIIGEHVDYAGGIVFPAAIDFRTNFAVRTNGLGLFRLYSLDFQSEFVTKDPIYSEKNPWANYILGVVSEALKLGLKVEGFDLAFTGNIPQGAGLSSSAAVEVGTTFALSKIFSWDISKEKIALLAQAAENRFVGVNCGIMDQFVIAVAKPSSCISLNTESLEYSYHSLDLPGHEFYLIDSNVKHSLKESEYNDRRKEVESATSKCNKISPQVRTLSQADFSLIEKAGLTPSEFKRATHILGERSRAQNVIRSLKDKDAENVGKELFACHESLSKNFQVSCAETDFIVEWFRSEKVLGARMIGGGFGGCVLVLDKEGRSSSLFSKLEKEYFQKFGLNAKIYKFSISEGVREDY; encoded by the coding sequence ATGACTCTTTCAATCCGAGAGAATCTTTCCGCTTCTCTTTCTAGTATTTTTCCGAACGTTCCTAACCTTGGTACGATTCGATTTTTCTCCGCCCCAGGTAGAGTAAATATTATTGGCGAACATGTGGATTACGCAGGAGGTATAGTATTTCCTGCTGCAATCGATTTCAGAACGAACTTTGCAGTTCGGACCAACGGCCTCGGTCTCTTTAGATTGTACTCCTTGGATTTCCAATCCGAATTTGTAACAAAAGACCCGATCTATTCCGAAAAAAATCCATGGGCGAATTACATTTTAGGAGTGGTCTCGGAAGCCCTTAAGTTAGGCTTAAAGGTAGAAGGATTCGATCTTGCGTTTACGGGAAACATCCCGCAAGGAGCCGGACTTTCTTCCTCAGCGGCAGTGGAAGTGGGGACAACATTTGCTCTTTCTAAAATTTTCTCTTGGGACATCAGCAAGGAGAAGATCGCATTACTTGCTCAAGCTGCGGAAAATAGATTTGTAGGTGTTAACTGCGGGATCATGGACCAGTTCGTGATCGCTGTGGCCAAACCTTCTTCTTGTATTTCCTTAAATACTGAAAGTTTGGAATATTCTTATCATAGTCTGGATCTTCCCGGTCACGAATTCTATCTGATCGATTCGAACGTAAAACATAGCCTAAAAGAGAGTGAATACAATGACAGAAGAAAGGAAGTAGAATCCGCGACTTCAAAATGTAATAAAATTTCTCCTCAAGTCCGAACATTAAGCCAAGCGGACTTCTCCCTTATAGAAAAAGCAGGACTCACTCCTTCCGAATTCAAAAGAGCCACCCACATCTTAGGAGAAAGATCCAGAGCTCAAAACGTTATCCGCTCCTTAAAGGATAAAGACGCAGAGAATGTAGGAAAAGAACTATTCGCATGTCACGAATCTCTTTCCAAAAACTTCCAAGTATCGTGTGCAGAGACAGATTTTATAGTAGAATGGTTTCGTTCCGAAAAAGTGTTGGGGGCCAGAATGATAGGGGGAGGTTTCGGAGGTTGTGTCTTAGTCTTGGACAAAGAAGGTAGATCTTCTTCCTTATTCTCTAAACTCGAAAAGGAATACTTCCAAAAATTCGGACTAAATGCAAAGATATATAAATTTTCCATCTCGGAAGGCGTAAGAGAAGACTATTGA
- a CDS encoding glucose-6-phosphate isomerase, with translation MAFSLEINDRFASEFADLQTYRLLLKDSGFALQNLLAGKSPGSEFLGWVGLPKEIQKSELERIHSEAQRFRKQSETIVVIGIGGSYLGAKAVIEASKPYFETPSLGSPEIVYAGHHLDARYHSELLEYLEDKEFSINVVSKSGTTTEPALAFRLLWDLTKKKYGAKAKDRVVATTDSSKGALRKMSDELGFTTFSIPDNVGGRYSVLTPVGLFPIAASGVDIFSFWEGFSEAADFLISETSPHKNPACIYSAYRNLFYRSGKKIEVIANYNPSIRTLTEWWKQLFGESEGKQGKGIFPASVELTTDLHSLGQYLQEGERNIFETVLYSKNAGATVLVPKDSDDLDGLNFLASKNLEEVNLQAFLGTLVAHSEGGIPCLEILFPDTGPKSLGQIMYFFELACGISGNVLGVNPFDQPGVEAYKKNMFALLGKPGFESLRESLRKKGV, from the coding sequence ATGGCCTTTTCTTTAGAAATAAACGATAGATTTGCCTCGGAGTTTGCAGATCTCCAAACCTATAGGCTCTTATTAAAAGATTCGGGGTTCGCTTTACAAAATCTTCTCGCCGGAAAATCCCCAGGCTCCGAATTTTTAGGCTGGGTTGGACTTCCAAAAGAGATCCAAAAATCGGAATTAGAAAGAATTCACTCCGAGGCTCAAAGGTTCAGGAAACAATCCGAGACTATAGTTGTGATCGGAATCGGAGGTTCTTATCTAGGAGCCAAAGCGGTCATCGAGGCTTCCAAACCATATTTCGAAACTCCAAGTCTAGGATCGCCCGAGATCGTTTATGCGGGTCATCATTTAGACGCACGTTATCATTCCGAACTTTTAGAATATTTGGAGGACAAGGAGTTCTCCATCAATGTGGTTTCCAAGTCCGGAACTACAACCGAACCTGCTTTGGCATTTCGTTTACTTTGGGATCTTACCAAAAAAAAATACGGAGCCAAGGCAAAAGATAGAGTAGTCGCAACAACCGATAGTTCCAAAGGCGCATTGCGAAAAATGTCGGATGAGTTAGGATTTACGACCTTTTCTATTCCGGATAACGTAGGAGGGAGATATTCCGTTCTGACACCCGTTGGACTCTTTCCGATTGCTGCTTCCGGGGTGGATATATTTTCATTTTGGGAAGGGTTCTCTGAAGCGGCTGACTTTTTGATTTCGGAAACTTCTCCGCATAAAAACCCTGCATGTATTTATTCGGCTTACAGAAATCTATTTTATAGGTCCGGAAAGAAGATCGAAGTCATTGCGAATTATAATCCTTCAATCAGAACTTTAACCGAGTGGTGGAAACAATTGTTCGGAGAAAGTGAAGGCAAACAAGGTAAGGGGATTTTTCCTGCTTCCGTCGAATTGACTACCGATTTACATTCTTTAGGGCAATACCTGCAAGAGGGGGAACGTAATATTTTCGAAACTGTGCTTTATTCCAAAAATGCCGGAGCAACGGTATTGGTTCCCAAAGACAGCGACGATTTGGATGGCCTGAACTTCTTAGCTTCTAAAAACTTAGAGGAAGTAAACTTACAGGCATTTCTTGGCACTTTAGTGGCACATTCGGAAGGCGGAATACCATGTTTGGAGATTTTGTTTCCGGATACGGGCCCTAAAAGTCTAGGCCAAATTATGTATTTTTTTGAATTAGCCTGTGGGATCTCCGGGAATGTGCTGGGTGTAAATCCATTCGACCAGCCTGGAGTAGAAGCTTATAAAAAAAATATGTTCGCATTACTTGGAAAACCTGGTTTTGAAAGTTTAAGAGAATCCCTTCGTAAAAAGGGAGTCTAA
- a CDS encoding ClpP family protease has product MTDTLVEPIQFPGLRLEDNQLKERKIFLWGQVDDLSAKHVVERLLYLSNQDPEKDITLVINSPGGANTSGMSILDTMDLIPNDVSTVCMGLAASFGALLLLSGTKGKRFAFPHSRIMLHQPHVPGTYQAKATDIGIFASMIEKDKKEINRIVSERTGQPLEVVERDTDRDLWLTPTEAQIYGVIDGVLENWK; this is encoded by the coding sequence ATGACCGATACTTTAGTAGAACCGATCCAATTTCCTGGACTTCGCTTAGAGGACAACCAGCTCAAGGAGAGAAAAATTTTTCTTTGGGGGCAAGTGGACGATCTTTCTGCAAAACATGTGGTGGAACGTCTATTATATCTTTCTAATCAAGATCCGGAGAAAGATATCACTCTTGTGATCAATAGCCCTGGAGGCGCCAACACTTCCGGTATGTCTATTTTGGACACGATGGATCTGATCCCGAATGATGTAAGCACAGTTTGTATGGGACTCGCTGCAAGTTTCGGTGCTCTACTTCTTCTTTCCGGAACAAAAGGTAAAAGATTCGCATTCCCTCATAGCAGGATCATGTTACACCAACCTCATGTCCCCGGAACTTATCAGGCAAAGGCAACCGACATAGGGATTTTTGCTTCGATGATCGAAAAGGATAAGAAGGAGATCAATCGTATCGTTTCCGAAAGGACCGGCCAACCTTTAGAAGTGGTGGAAAGGGATACCGACAGAGATCTTTGGCTCACTCCAACTGAGGCACAAATTTACGGAGTGATCGACGGAGTTTTGGAAAACTGGAAGTAA
- a CDS encoding RNA polymerase sigma factor, producing MRDFKVLVTEASKGEEPAWTELMTRFEKYVSSQAIKRIRDQSKAEDLSQEVFLEAWKVLPTLRQPEAFPFLLRRLVLKHSDRILRKKDLLGTELNPEITKAAPRSGDSWRTEVLDALEELPNEEKQLLNLRYFGEMSYEEITEKTGIPIGNLKNRLRRSRELLRRQLLNKSDRKDWLEVLHGPMAIAS from the coding sequence ATGCGCGATTTTAAAGTACTAGTTACAGAAGCTTCCAAAGGAGAAGAACCGGCTTGGACGGAGTTGATGACCCGTTTCGAAAAATACGTAAGTAGCCAGGCCATCAAACGGATCCGAGATCAATCCAAGGCGGAGGACCTTAGCCAAGAAGTGTTTTTAGAAGCTTGGAAAGTTCTTCCAACGCTACGGCAACCGGAAGCGTTTCCCTTCTTACTTAGAAGGTTGGTGCTGAAACATTCGGATCGTATCTTAAGAAAAAAAGATCTGCTTGGGACAGAGTTAAATCCGGAGATCACTAAAGCTGCCCCTCGCTCCGGGGATAGTTGGAGGACGGAAGTCTTGGATGCGTTAGAAGAACTTCCGAACGAAGAAAAACAACTTCTGAATCTGAGATATTTCGGTGAGATGAGTTACGAAGAGATCACCGAAAAAACAGGCATCCCGATCGGTAATCTGAAAAACCGTTTGAGAAGAAGTAGAGAATTATTACGCAGACAACTTTTGAATAAATCGGATAGAAAAGATTGGTTGGAAGTCCTACATGGACCTATGGCGATCGCTTCCTGA